One window of the Janthinobacterium sp. PAMC25594 genome contains the following:
- the fliE gene encoding flagellar hook-basal body complex protein FliE: protein MIAQLKSAATRPEAKIPAIQTEMPAAKVNFADAFKSALDSVSSSQQASSAMGQRFTMGDEKVSLSDVMVSMQKSSIEFQATVQVRNKLVSAYHEIMNMQV, encoded by the coding sequence ATGATCGCGCAACTGAAGTCGGCGGCCACGCGGCCGGAGGCGAAAATACCGGCGATCCAGACCGAAATGCCGGCGGCGAAGGTGAATTTTGCCGACGCCTTCAAGAGCGCGCTGGACTCCGTGAGCAGTTCGCAACAGGCTTCGTCGGCGATGGGCCAGCGCTTTACCATGGGCGACGAAAAAGTCAGCCTGTCGGACGTGATGGTGTCGATGCAAAAGTCCAGCATCGAATTCCAGGCGACGGTGCAGGTGAGGAATAAGTTGGTTTCTGCGTATCATGAGATCATGAATATGCAGGTTTAA
- the fliF gene encoding flagellar basal-body MS-ring/collar protein FliF, giving the protein MAVAEEIDVNRIPPEPAPARSPVESVQAFARTPMGKNFLRGLGVAALIAIGVALYMWNQPPEYKVLFSNYTDRDGGAITASLDQLGIKHKFSEGGGAILVPTEQVHDARLKLAAQGLPKGGNVGFELMENQKLGVSQFLEQVNFQRALEGELAKSIESVSAVDTARVHLALPKPQVFVRDQQKPTASVLLNLHPGRGLDQLQVSAIVHLVASSVPELLPVNVTVVDQAGNLLSNQERDKDRANGIKSLDPNQLKYVQQLQQSVIKQVESILLPIVGEGNVRAEATADVDFSQSEQAAETYKPNSPPEASTIRSQQTSESTGAGNANPSGVPGALSNQPPGVATAPLTAEAPGAPAGAATAPTQKESTTNYEVDKTVRYEQKSMGGLRRLSVAVVVNYRRSFDKDGKVAVKPISPAEMVQINNLVKEAMGYNKERGDSFSVANSPFDGIDRAPESKLEWWRDPANLPLAKELAKFLITALILLYIFIKIVRPMLRPVMRKIDDFGAPPPVIEPELTKDGEDNVVLLSEAELEELEEDTARGYRENLAMARKLAQDDPRVVANIIKAWIGNNE; this is encoded by the coding sequence ATGGCTGTAGCCGAAGAAATCGATGTGAACCGCATACCGCCGGAACCGGCGCCTGCCCGCTCGCCCGTGGAGTCCGTGCAAGCGTTCGCCAGGACGCCGATGGGCAAGAATTTCCTGCGCGGCCTGGGCGTGGCGGCACTGATCGCCATCGGCGTGGCACTGTACATGTGGAACCAGCCGCCCGAGTACAAAGTCCTGTTTTCCAATTATACGGACCGCGACGGCGGCGCCATCACCGCGTCGCTGGACCAACTGGGCATCAAGCACAAGTTTTCCGAAGGGGGCGGCGCCATTCTCGTGCCCACCGAGCAAGTCCACGATGCGCGCCTGAAACTGGCGGCGCAAGGCTTGCCGAAGGGCGGCAACGTGGGTTTCGAGCTGATGGAAAACCAGAAGCTGGGCGTGTCGCAATTTCTGGAACAGGTCAATTTCCAGCGCGCCCTCGAAGGCGAACTGGCGAAATCGATCGAATCGGTGTCCGCCGTCGATACGGCCAGAGTCCACCTGGCCCTGCCGAAACCGCAAGTATTCGTGCGCGACCAGCAAAAACCGACGGCTTCCGTGCTGCTGAACCTGCATCCGGGCCGCGGCCTCGATCAATTGCAGGTGAGCGCCATCGTGCACCTGGTGGCGTCCAGCGTGCCGGAATTGCTTCCAGTCAATGTCACCGTGGTCGACCAGGCCGGCAACTTGCTGTCGAACCAGGAACGGGACAAGGACCGCGCCAACGGCATCAAGAGCCTGGACCCGAACCAGTTAAAGTACGTGCAGCAATTGCAGCAAAGCGTGATCAAGCAAGTCGAATCGATCTTGCTGCCCATCGTCGGCGAAGGCAATGTACGCGCCGAAGCGACGGCCGACGTGGATTTCTCGCAAAGCGAGCAGGCGGCCGAAACCTACAAGCCGAACTCGCCGCCGGAAGCGTCCACCATCCGCAGCCAGCAAACGAGCGAATCGACGGGCGCCGGCAATGCCAACCCGTCCGGCGTGCCGGGCGCGCTGTCGAACCAGCCACCGGGCGTGGCCACGGCGCCGCTGACGGCGGAAGCGCCAGGCGCCCCGGCCGGCGCGGCGACGGCACCGACCCAGAAGGAATCGACGACAAATTACGAAGTCGACAAGACCGTGCGCTACGAGCAGAAATCCATGGGCGGCCTGCGCCGCCTGTCGGTGGCCGTCGTCGTCAACTACCGTCGCAGCTTCGACAAGGATGGCAAGGTCGCGGTCAAGCCGATTTCGCCTGCCGAAATGGTGCAGATCAATAACCTGGTCAAGGAAGCAATGGGCTACAACAAGGAGCGCGGCGACAGCTTCAGCGTAGCCAACTCGCCCTTCGACGGCATCGACCGCGCGCCGGAAAGCAAGCTGGAGTGGTGGCGCGACCCGGCCAACTTGCCGCTGGCCAAGGAACTGGCGAAATTCCTCATCACGGCCCTGATCCTGCTGTATATCTTCATCAAGATCGTGCGCCCGATGCTGCGCCCCGTGATGCGCAAGATCGACGATTTCGGCGCCCCGCCGCCCGTCATCGAGCCGGAGCTGACCAAGGACGGCGAAGACAACGTAGTCCTGCTCAGCGAAGCGGAGCTGGAAGAACTGGAAGAAGATACGGCCCGTGGCTACCGGGAAAACCTGGCGATGGCCAGGAAACTGGCACAGGACGACCCGCGCGTGGTGGCCAACATAATCAAAGCATGGATAGGCAATAATGAGTGA
- the fliJ gene encoding flagellar export protein FliJ, which produces MASPSQLATLIDLAQRETDDCAKRLGAALKALDDCRQKLDMLSGYRDDYAQRFEASMSNGITPMAYRNFQAFMVKLDSAIQGQQQVVEHAQARSENEKMRWQLAERKRMSYTTLNNRAQEQALKLENKRDQKAMDEHAARQAYYKR; this is translated from the coding sequence ATGGCTTCTCCTTCCCAACTTGCAACCCTGATTGACCTTGCCCAGCGCGAAACGGACGATTGCGCCAAGCGCCTGGGTGCGGCCCTGAAAGCGCTCGACGATTGCCGCCAGAAGCTCGACATGCTGTCCGGCTACCGCGATGACTATGCCCAGCGCTTCGAGGCGAGCATGAGCAACGGCATTACGCCCATGGCCTACCGCAACTTCCAGGCCTTCATGGTCAAGCTCGACAGCGCCATCCAGGGCCAGCAGCAGGTGGTCGAGCATGCGCAAGCGCGCAGCGAGAATGAAAAAATGCGCTGGCAACTGGCCGAACGCAAGCGCATGTCGTACACCACCTTGAATAACCGGGCGCAGGAACAGGCGCTGAAGCTGGAAAACAAGCGCGACCAGAAAGCAATGGATGAGCACGCGGCGCGACAAGCCTATTACAAACGCTAA
- a CDS encoding flagellar brake protein: MDSGLENWHDFEVESRREIIALLRSISEKNQLIRMLIHGESDVCVTSILEVDADHNTVILDRSVNADQNRRMLAAKGISFETSLDKIRILFASAQVQECNYGATPALKIAIPETLIRLQRREYYRMTTPVSNPVRVAIPLPPSLGGADALFPLADISCGGIAILDNKLILGETIGRDYPGCRIDLPDVGIVTATLQIRNSLDMTLLNNKLNRRLGCQFVDLPRSMLAHVQRYITRLERERNARMAGLS; the protein is encoded by the coding sequence ATGGATTCCGGCCTCGAAAACTGGCATGACTTTGAAGTGGAATCGCGGCGGGAAATCATTGCCTTGCTGCGCAGCATCAGCGAAAAAAACCAGCTGATCCGCATGCTGATCCACGGTGAATCCGATGTGTGCGTCACCTCCATCCTGGAAGTCGATGCCGACCACAATACCGTCATCCTCGACCGTTCCGTGAACGCCGACCAGAACCGGCGCATGCTGGCCGCCAAGGGCATCTCGTTTGAAACGTCGCTCGACAAGATCCGCATCCTGTTTGCCAGCGCCCAGGTGCAAGAGTGCAATTACGGCGCCACACCCGCCTTGAAAATTGCCATTCCGGAAACATTGATCCGCCTGCAGCGGCGCGAGTATTACCGCATGACGACGCCCGTGAGCAATCCCGTGCGCGTGGCGATTCCCCTGCCGCCCTCGCTGGGCGGCGCCGACGCCCTGTTTCCGCTGGCCGACATCAGCTGCGGCGGCATCGCCATCCTGGACAATAAACTGATATTGGGCGAGACCATCGGCAGGGACTATCCCGGTTGCCGCATCGACTTGCCTGACGTCGGCATCGTCACCGCCACCTTGCAAATTCGCAATTCGCTGGACATGACCCTGCTGAACAACAAGCTGAACCGCCGCCTGGGCTGCCAGTTCGTCGACCTGCCGCGCAGCATGCTGGCGCACGTGCAGCGCTATATCACACGCCTGGAGCGGGAGCGCAATGCACGGATGGCTGGACTCAGCTGA
- the fliI gene encoding flagellar protein export ATPase FliI translates to MQISGRVTRVAGLVMEAVGLRLAVGAACTVPLPNGGRVEAEVVGFEGERLFLMPQSDVEGIVPGTRVFSVEPAIPRPGSVAHPRRRPSDRARHLPVGPQLLGRVLDGAGRPLDQLGPLLTTDSAPINVRPANPLGRAPIVTTLDVGVRSINAMLTVGRGQRMGLFAGSGVGKSVLLGMMARYTEADVIVVGLIGERGREVKEFIEQILGPEGLARSVVVAAPADTPPLMRLQGAAYATAIAEYFRDQRQNVLLIMDSLTRYAMAQREIALAIGEPPATKGYPPSVFAKLPVLVERAGNGEEGGGSITAFYTVLTEGDDQQDPIADSARAILDGHIVLNRRLAEAGHYPAIDIEQSISRAAHSITTHEHQQQARKLKQLYSRYERSRDLISVGAYSAGTDPVLDQAIALHEKIEAFLQQQITERVSMDESLGQLTALFD, encoded by the coding sequence ATGCAAATATCGGGCAGGGTCACGCGCGTGGCCGGCCTGGTGATGGAAGCGGTGGGCCTGCGCCTGGCCGTCGGCGCCGCCTGCACCGTGCCGCTGCCGAATGGCGGGCGGGTCGAGGCGGAAGTGGTCGGCTTTGAAGGCGAACGCCTGTTTTTGATGCCGCAAAGCGACGTCGAAGGCATCGTGCCCGGCACGCGCGTGTTTTCCGTCGAACCGGCCATCCCCCGTCCCGGCAGCGTGGCGCATCCGCGCCGCCGCCCCAGCGACCGCGCGCGCCACCTGCCCGTCGGGCCGCAACTGCTGGGCCGCGTGCTCGACGGCGCGGGCCGCCCGCTCGACCAGCTCGGTCCCCTGCTCACGACGGACAGCGCTCCCATCAACGTGCGCCCCGCCAATCCCCTGGGCCGCGCGCCCATCGTGACCACGCTGGACGTGGGCGTGCGCTCGATCAATGCCATGCTGACCGTGGGCCGTGGCCAGCGCATGGGCCTGTTTGCCGGTTCCGGCGTGGGCAAGAGCGTGCTGCTGGGCATGATGGCGCGCTACACGGAAGCGGACGTGATCGTCGTCGGCCTGATCGGCGAACGGGGACGCGAAGTCAAGGAATTCATCGAGCAAATCCTCGGCCCCGAAGGCCTGGCCCGCTCCGTCGTCGTGGCGGCGCCGGCCGACACGCCGCCGCTGATGCGCCTGCAGGGCGCCGCGTATGCGACGGCCATTGCCGAGTATTTCCGCGACCAGAGGCAAAACGTGCTGTTGATCATGGATTCGCTGACCCGCTACGCCATGGCGCAGCGCGAAATCGCCCTGGCCATCGGCGAACCGCCCGCCACCAAAGGTTATCCGCCGTCCGTCTTCGCCAAGCTGCCCGTGCTGGTGGAGCGGGCCGGCAATGGCGAAGAAGGGGGCGGCTCGATCACCGCCTTCTACACCGTGCTGACCGAGGGCGACGACCAGCAGGATCCGATCGCCGACTCGGCGCGCGCGATTCTCGATGGCCACATCGTGCTGAACCGCCGGCTGGCCGAGGCGGGCCATTATCCCGCCATCGACATCGAGCAATCGATTTCGCGCGCCGCCCACTCGATCACCACGCATGAACACCAGCAGCAGGCGCGCAAATTGAAACAACTGTATTCGCGCTATGAACGCAGCCGCGACCTGATCAGCGTGGGCGCCTACAGCGCCGGCACCGACCCCGTACTGGACCAGGCCATTGCCCTGCACGAAAAGATCGAGGCGTTTTTGCAACAGCAAATCACCGAGCGGGTCAGCATGGACGAGAGCTTGGGGCAACTTACCGCTCTATTCGACTGA
- a CDS encoding flagellar assembly protein FliH encodes MTSFGDERPSVVAARKLLEPDPEPEFDPEMDAYGELSEAEPAAPLEYPTQEELDAIREEARATAFDEGRAAGYAEGHAAGHADGHAQSYTEGKAASAVELAHLQTIAVDFGTAVHQADELIANDVMELALQLAKAMLKTALPVRPELMLPMVRAAIEYLPVLQQPALLMLNPEDAQVVRDGIGDELDKGGWRVIEDPSVERGGCKIDTASNQIDAQSSTRWQRLTHALGKDLDWLAP; translated from the coding sequence ATGACCTCGTTTGGCGACGAGCGTCCCAGCGTGGTGGCGGCGCGCAAGCTGCTCGAACCCGATCCCGAACCGGAATTCGACCCGGAAATGGATGCATACGGCGAACTGTCGGAAGCAGAGCCGGCCGCGCCGCTCGAATACCCGACGCAGGAAGAGCTCGACGCCATCCGCGAGGAAGCGCGCGCCACCGCCTTCGATGAGGGCCGCGCCGCCGGCTATGCGGAAGGCCACGCGGCCGGGCATGCCGATGGCCATGCGCAGTCGTATACGGAAGGCAAGGCGGCGTCCGCCGTGGAACTGGCGCATCTGCAAACCATCGCCGTCGACTTCGGCACGGCCGTGCACCAGGCCGATGAACTGATCGCCAACGACGTCATGGAACTGGCCTTGCAACTGGCCAAGGCCATGCTGAAGACGGCCTTGCCCGTGCGCCCCGAGCTGATGCTGCCGATGGTAAGGGCAGCCATCGAATATTTGCCTGTGCTGCAACAACCGGCCTTGCTGATGCTCAACCCGGAAGATGCGCAAGTGGTGCGCGACGGCATCGGCGATGAGCTCGACAAGGGTGGCTGGCGCGTCATCGAAGACCCCAGCGTGGAACGCGGCGGCTGCAAGATCGACACGGCCAGCAACCAGATCGATGCGCAAAGCTCCACCCGCTGGCAGCGCCTGACGCATGCGCTGGGCAAGGACCTGGACTGGCTGGCGCCGTGA
- the fliG gene encoding flagellar motor switch protein FliG produces MSETTGLQKASILMLALGESEAAEVMKFLGPREVLKLGAAMATMKGIAHEQVVEVLDDFRAQTELNSTVGLDSDEYIRQVLTKALGDDKASVLLSRILGGKDASGIESLKWMDSQSVSELIRNEHPQIIATILVHLERDQACEILGHFTDRLRNDVVLRIATLDGVQPAALRELNDVLTKLLSGNENIKKSSLGGVRAAAEILNFMSGEQEGSVMDNIKNYDNDMAQKIMDEMFVFDNVIDIDDRGIQLLLREVQSEMLIIALKGASQELRDKIFKNMSQRAGEMMREDLESKGPVRLSEVESQQKQILQIVRRLADEGQIVLGGKGEDSFV; encoded by the coding sequence ATGAGTGAGACAACGGGACTGCAAAAAGCATCGATCCTGATGCTGGCACTGGGCGAGAGCGAAGCGGCCGAGGTCATGAAATTCCTCGGCCCGCGCGAAGTGCTGAAACTGGGCGCCGCCATGGCCACCATGAAGGGCATCGCGCACGAACAGGTGGTCGAGGTGCTCGACGACTTCCGCGCGCAGACGGAACTCAATTCCACCGTCGGCCTCGATTCGGACGAATACATCCGGCAAGTGCTGACCAAGGCGCTGGGCGACGACAAGGCGTCCGTGCTGCTGTCGCGCATCCTGGGCGGCAAAGACGCGTCCGGCATCGAATCGCTGAAGTGGATGGATTCGCAATCCGTGTCCGAGCTGATCCGCAACGAACACCCGCAGATCATCGCCACCATCCTGGTCCACCTGGAACGCGACCAAGCGTGCGAAATCCTCGGCCATTTCACGGACCGCCTGCGCAACGATGTGGTGCTGCGCATCGCCACCCTGGACGGCGTGCAGCCGGCCGCCTTGCGCGAACTCAACGATGTGCTGACGAAACTGCTGTCCGGTAACGAAAACATCAAGAAATCGTCGCTGGGCGGCGTGCGCGCGGCGGCCGAGATCCTCAACTTCATGAGCGGCGAGCAAGAAGGCTCCGTCATGGACAATATCAAGAACTACGACAACGACATGGCGCAAAAGATCATGGACGAAATGTTCGTGTTCGACAACGTGATCGACATCGACGACCGCGGCATTCAATTGCTGCTGCGCGAAGTGCAGTCGGAAATGCTGATCATCGCCCTGAAAGGCGCCTCGCAAGAGCTGCGCGACAAGATCTTCAAGAACATGTCGCAGCGTGCCGGCGAGATGATGCGCGAAGACCTGGAGTCGAAAGGCCCCGTGCGCCTGTCGGAAGTGGAATCGCAGCAGAAACAGATCCTGCAAATCGTGCGCCGCCTGGCGGACGAAGGGCAGATAGTCCTGGGCGGAAAAGGCGAGGATTCGTTTGTCTAA
- a CDS encoding flagellar hook-length control protein FliK, giving the protein MQTLQNPISQIVSPNATPGPANRAQQPSGDGDFQRTLNRQIEQRQASRNMAQAQVPAPRPASPAATQAPAQAPASEAKPAQAGTEQAANKEQPSAPASEAPATSDSATAEASVPAAPVPPPADPAAEMLALVGNIQLAIQPPAAKAAPELPARASVKADAKGLATGPLLAAGQGSGKAAATVIAQADSGDFADSLGLAQGKAAATPGASVPNGKAEPGKLAIDAQLAATARAGSAVAEPVIKEAPADLSRLAAQLQPGALQQAAAVAVPADKLTGRVGTAAWDQQLGQKVVWMAAGGDQSATLTLNPPDLGPVQVVLTVTNDQADAAFMSAQPEVRQALEAAMPRLREMMSEAGIAFGSATVSAGTPEQQHNGERASSGERRGNGQGGGVSGGEIAIAPAAGGRSRPSLSAVDTFA; this is encoded by the coding sequence ATGCAAACCCTGCAAAACCCGATTTCCCAGATCGTCTCGCCGAACGCCACGCCAGGCCCGGCCAACCGCGCCCAGCAGCCATCCGGCGACGGCGACTTCCAGCGCACCTTGAACCGCCAGATCGAGCAACGCCAGGCCAGCCGCAATATGGCGCAAGCGCAAGTACCAGCGCCCCGCCCCGCCAGCCCTGCCGCCACGCAGGCGCCTGCCCAGGCTCCAGCGAGCGAAGCGAAGCCGGCGCAAGCGGGCACCGAACAGGCCGCCAACAAGGAACAGCCATCCGCGCCGGCCAGCGAGGCGCCCGCCACCAGCGACAGCGCCACGGCCGAGGCCAGCGTTCCCGCCGCGCCAGTCCCGCCGCCGGCCGATCCGGCCGCCGAGATGCTGGCCCTGGTGGGCAACATCCAGCTGGCGATCCAGCCGCCGGCAGCCAAGGCCGCGCCGGAACTGCCCGCGCGCGCCAGCGTCAAGGCCGACGCCAAGGGTCTGGCCACAGGGCCCTTGCTGGCAGCCGGCCAGGGCAGCGGCAAGGCCGCCGCCACCGTCATCGCACAGGCCGACAGCGGCGACTTTGCCGACAGCCTGGGCCTGGCTCAGGGCAAGGCAGCCGCCACACCAGGCGCCAGCGTGCCGAACGGCAAGGCCGAGCCGGGCAAGCTGGCCATCGACGCGCAGCTGGCGGCCACGGCCAGGGCCGGCAGCGCCGTGGCCGAACCGGTCATCAAGGAAGCACCAGCCGACCTGAGCCGCCTGGCGGCGCAGTTGCAGCCAGGCGCGCTGCAACAGGCCGCCGCCGTGGCCGTGCCGGCAGACAAACTGACGGGCCGGGTCGGCACGGCGGCCTGGGACCAGCAACTGGGACAAAAAGTCGTGTGGATGGCGGCCGGTGGCGACCAGAGCGCCACCCTGACACTGAATCCACCCGACCTGGGGCCCGTGCAAGTGGTCCTGACGGTCACCAATGACCAGGCCGATGCCGCCTTCATGTCGGCCCAGCCCGAAGTACGCCAGGCGCTGGAAGCGGCCATGCCGCGCCTGCGCGAGATGATGAGCGAAGCGGGCATCGCCTTCGGCAGCGCCACCGTCTCGGCCGGCACGCCGGAACAGCAACACAATGGCGAGCGTGCCTCCTCGGGCGAACGCCGCGGCAATGGCCAGGGCGGCGGTGTCTCCGGTGGCGAGATCGCCATCGCGCCGGCGGCGGGTGGACGCAGCCGGCCCAGCCTGAGTGCCGTGGATACCTTTGCCTGA
- a CDS encoding EscU/YscU/HrcU family type III secretion system export apparatus switch protein, translated as MLDDSRRKVPQTAVALAYQSGTPAPKVVAKGSGLIADQIISTAREHGVFVHESKELVALLMDVDLDRQIPPGLYRAIAELLAWLYHIESANGGPIPPPPDTSVNLTDT; from the coding sequence ATGCTTGACGACAGCAGGCGCAAGGTGCCGCAGACGGCCGTCGCGCTGGCCTACCAGAGCGGCACGCCGGCGCCCAAGGTGGTGGCCAAGGGCAGCGGCCTGATCGCGGACCAGATCATCAGCACGGCGCGCGAACACGGCGTCTTCGTGCATGAATCGAAAGAATTGGTGGCGCTGCTGATGGATGTCGACCTGGACCGCCAGATTCCGCCCGGCCTGTATCGGGCGATTGCGGAACTGCTGGCCTGGTTATATCATATTGAATCTGCGAATGGCGGACCGATCCCGCCGCCGCCCGACACCAGCGTCAACCTCACCGATACATAG